A single window of Balaenoptera acutorostrata chromosome X, mBalAcu1.1, whole genome shotgun sequence DNA harbors:
- the LOC103011363 gene encoding testis-specific Y-encoded-like protein 2 isoform X2, whose translation MDSPDEGPPAKARRLSSSESPQSELPPPPPPPPPLLRLPLPPPQQRPRLREETEAAQSLLDLNCSLHQFLNHPKISILINQRDEDIFRYLTNLQVQDLRHISMGYKMKLYFQTNPYFTNMVIVKEFQRNRSGRLVSHSTPIRWHRGQEPQAHRHRNQDASHSFFSWFSNHSLPEADRIAEIIKNDLWVNPVRYYMMGEGGYRASRKKQEKEESKNRDEYEVVIVEDSDDYHIMEDIIGETSDSDGITDNETIHDIKISDFMETTDCFETTDNEITDISESLCDSECPDHNESIDSETTNNESPDDNETTDNNESADDNETTDNNESTDDNNENPDDNNENPDDNSENPEDNNTDDNEENPDDNEENTDDNDENTDGDENPNGDDENPKGGNHSSNGSNQDSSDSDNGDNDGSDIEDNDGNEGDNEGSDDDGNEGDNEGSDDDDRDIEDYENDLEDSDKDHHNSTNQDDYEDEVENISVEESSVEEEEEEGSEEGSEQEGEDSDDEEGSEEEEGIEEDSEGGEDSEDSDMEEVLQVPNPWANPGKRGKTG comes from the exons ATGGACAGCCCGGATGAGGGGCCTCCGGCCAAGGCCCGCCGCCTCAGTAGCTCCGAGTCCCCTCAGAGcgagctgccgccgccgccgccgcctccgccacCTCTCTTGCGCCTGCCCCTGCCTCCACCTCAGCAGCGCCCGAGGCTCCGGGAGGAAACCGAGGCGGCACAG TCACTCCTTGACCTAAACTGCTCCCTCCATCAGTTCCTCAACCACCCCAAAATTTCAATCTTGATCAACCAACGCGATGAAGACATTTTCCGCTACTTGACCAATCTGCAG GTACAGGATCTCAGACATATCTCCATGGGCTACAAAATGAAGCTGTACTTCCAGACAAACCCCTACTTCACAAATATGGTGATCGTCAAGGAGTTCCAGCGCAATCGCTCGG GCCGGCTGGTGTCTCACTCCACCCCAATTCGCTGGCACCGGGGCCAGGAACCTCAGGCCCACAGGCACAGGAACCAGGATGCCAGCCACAGCTTCTTCAGCTGGTTCTCAAACCATAGCCTCCCAGAGGCCGACAGGATTGCTGAG ATTATCAAGAATGACCTGTGGGTTAACCCTGTGCGTTACTACATGATGGGAGAAGGGGGCTACAGGGCAAGcagaaagaagcaagaaaaggaagaaag TAAAAACAGGGATGAATATGAGGTGGTGATCGTGGAAGACTCTGATGACTATCACATCATGGAAGACATTATTGGAGAGACCTCAGACAGTGATGGTATCACCGACAATGAGACCATTCATGACATCAAGATCTCTGACTTCATGGAGACCACTGACTGCTTCGAGACCACTGACAACGAGATAACTGACATCAGCGAGAGCCTCTGTGACAGCGAGTGCCCTGACCACAATGAGAGCATTGACAGTGAGACCACTAACAACGAGAGCCCCGATGACAACGAAACCACTGATAACAATGAGAGTGCTGATGACAACGAGACCACTGACAACAATGAGAGTACCGATGACAACAATGAGAATCCTGATGACAACAATGAGAACCCCGATGACAACAGTGAGAACCCTGAAGACAACAACACTGATGACAATGAAGAGAACCCTGATGACAACGAAGAGAACACTGATGATAACGATGAGAACACTGATGGTGACGAGAACCCCAATGGTGATGATGAGAACCCCAAAGGTGGCAACCACAGCAGCAACGGCAGCAACCAGGACAGCAGCGACAGTGACAATGGAGACAATGACGGCAGTGACATTGAAGATAATGATGGCAACGAAGGTGACAATGAAGGTAGTGATGATGATGGCAATGAAGGTGACAATGAAGGCAGCGATGATGACGACAGAGACATTGAAGACTATGAGAATGACCTTGAAGACTCTGACAAGGATCACCATAACAGCACCAACCAGGATGACTATGAGGACGAGGTAGAGAACATCTCCGTAGAAGAATCATcagtggaggaagaagaggaggagggcagtGAGGAAG GCAGTGAGCAAGAAGGTGAGGACAGTGATGATGAGGAAGGaagtgaggaggaggaaggaatcGAAGAAGACTCAGAAGGAGGGGAAGACTCAGAAGACTCTGACATGGAGGAGGTGCTTCAGGTCCCAAACCCTTGGGCCAACCCAGGGAAGAGGGGCAAAACGGGATAA
- the LOC103011363 gene encoding testis-specific Y-encoded-like protein 2 isoform X1: MDSPDEGPPAKARRLSSSESPQSELPPPPPPPPPLLRLPLPPPQQRPRLREETEAAQVLADMRGVGLGPALPPPPPYVILEEGGIRAYFTLGAGGPGWEPAIESGYGGAPPPTESLETLSPSEVSGGSLEIDFQVTEPSSFAGEKALETCSAGGRGYQRLAGPRGREETVIIVEDDDEDEKESVRKRRRRRKRKPRKVKRESREKNAEKIECILQALENIQLDLEAVNIKAGKAFLRLKRKFIQMRRPFLERRDLIIQHIPGFWVKAFLNHPKISILINQRDEDIFRYLTNLQVQDLRHISMGYKMKLYFQTNPYFTNMVIVKEFQRNRSGRLVSHSTPIRWHRGQEPQAHRHRNQDASHSFFSWFSNHSLPEADRIAEIIKNDLWVNPVRYYMMGEGGYRASRKKQEKEESKNRDEYEVVIVEDSDDYHIMEDIIGETSDSDGITDNETIHDIKISDFMETTDCFETTDNEITDISESLCDSECPDHNESIDSETTNNESPDDNETTDNNESADDNETTDNNESTDDNNENPDDNNENPDDNSENPEDNNTDDNEENPDDNEENTDDNDENTDGDENPNGDDENPKGGNHSSNGSNQDSSDSDNGDNDGSDIEDNDGNEGDNEGSDDDGNEGDNEGSDDDDRDIEDYENDLEDSDKDHHNSTNQDDYEDEVENISVEESSVEEEEEEGSEEGSEQEGEDSDDEEGSEEEEGIEEDSEGGEDSEDSDMEEVLQVPNPWANPGKRGKTG; encoded by the exons ATGGACAGCCCGGATGAGGGGCCTCCGGCCAAGGCCCGCCGCCTCAGTAGCTCCGAGTCCCCTCAGAGcgagctgccgccgccgccgccgcctccgccacCTCTCTTGCGCCTGCCCCTGCCTCCACCTCAGCAGCGCCCGAGGCTCCGGGAGGAAACCGAGGCGGCACAGGTGCTGGCTGACATGAGGGGGGTGGGACTGGGCCCCGCTctgcccccgccgccgccctATGTCATTCTGGAGGAGGGGGGGATACGCGCGTACTTcaccctgggggctgggggtcccGGCTGGGAGCCCGCGATCGAGTCAGGGTACGGGGGGGCGCCCCCTCCCACGGAGAGCCTGGAAACGCTTTCTCCCTCGGAGGTTTCTGGGGGAAGCCTGGAGATTGACTTCCAGGTGACGGAGCCCAGCAGCTTTGCAGGAGAGAAGGCCCTAGAAACCTGTAGCGCAGGGGGGCGGGGGTACCAGAGGTTAGCCGGtccaagggggagggaagagaccGTCATCATCGTGGAAGACGACGACGAGGATGAAAAGGAAAgtgtgaggaagaggaggaggaggagaaagaggaagcccAGGAAGGTGAAGAGGGAAAGCCGAGAGAAGAATGCCGAGAAGATAGAGTGCATCCTGCAGGCGCTGGAAAACATTCAGCTGGACCTGGAGGCGGTGAATATCAAGGCGGGCAAGGCCTTCCTCCGTCTCAAGCGCAAGTTCATCCAGATGCGAAGACCCTTCCTGGAGCGCAGAGATCTCATCATCCAGCATATCCCAGGCTTCTGGGTCAAAGCA TTCCTCAACCACCCCAAAATTTCAATCTTGATCAACCAACGCGATGAAGACATTTTCCGCTACTTGACCAATCTGCAG GTACAGGATCTCAGACATATCTCCATGGGCTACAAAATGAAGCTGTACTTCCAGACAAACCCCTACTTCACAAATATGGTGATCGTCAAGGAGTTCCAGCGCAATCGCTCGG GCCGGCTGGTGTCTCACTCCACCCCAATTCGCTGGCACCGGGGCCAGGAACCTCAGGCCCACAGGCACAGGAACCAGGATGCCAGCCACAGCTTCTTCAGCTGGTTCTCAAACCATAGCCTCCCAGAGGCCGACAGGATTGCTGAG ATTATCAAGAATGACCTGTGGGTTAACCCTGTGCGTTACTACATGATGGGAGAAGGGGGCTACAGGGCAAGcagaaagaagcaagaaaaggaagaaag TAAAAACAGGGATGAATATGAGGTGGTGATCGTGGAAGACTCTGATGACTATCACATCATGGAAGACATTATTGGAGAGACCTCAGACAGTGATGGTATCACCGACAATGAGACCATTCATGACATCAAGATCTCTGACTTCATGGAGACCACTGACTGCTTCGAGACCACTGACAACGAGATAACTGACATCAGCGAGAGCCTCTGTGACAGCGAGTGCCCTGACCACAATGAGAGCATTGACAGTGAGACCACTAACAACGAGAGCCCCGATGACAACGAAACCACTGATAACAATGAGAGTGCTGATGACAACGAGACCACTGACAACAATGAGAGTACCGATGACAACAATGAGAATCCTGATGACAACAATGAGAACCCCGATGACAACAGTGAGAACCCTGAAGACAACAACACTGATGACAATGAAGAGAACCCTGATGACAACGAAGAGAACACTGATGATAACGATGAGAACACTGATGGTGACGAGAACCCCAATGGTGATGATGAGAACCCCAAAGGTGGCAACCACAGCAGCAACGGCAGCAACCAGGACAGCAGCGACAGTGACAATGGAGACAATGACGGCAGTGACATTGAAGATAATGATGGCAACGAAGGTGACAATGAAGGTAGTGATGATGATGGCAATGAAGGTGACAATGAAGGCAGCGATGATGACGACAGAGACATTGAAGACTATGAGAATGACCTTGAAGACTCTGACAAGGATCACCATAACAGCACCAACCAGGATGACTATGAGGACGAGGTAGAGAACATCTCCGTAGAAGAATCATcagtggaggaagaagaggaggagggcagtGAGGAAG GCAGTGAGCAAGAAGGTGAGGACAGTGATGATGAGGAAGGaagtgaggaggaggaaggaatcGAAGAAGACTCAGAAGGAGGGGAAGACTCAGAAGACTCTGACATGGAGGAGGTGCTTCAGGTCCCAAACCCTTGGGCCAACCCAGGGAAGAGGGGCAAAACGGGATAA